The following are encoded together in the Panicum virgatum strain AP13 chromosome 6K, P.virgatum_v5, whole genome shotgun sequence genome:
- the LOC120711354 gene encoding calcium/calmodulin-regulated receptor-like kinase 1: MGRMKGVSEGLIIGITVGVVIGVLLAVGILLCFRYRRSRAQMRSSSSRRASTVPIRTNGVNASAMLSNSTTGQESPRELEDHGSSLWIEGPGRKNMTSASGIPKYAYKELQKATCNFTTLLGQGAFGPVYKADMTSGEILAVKVLSNNSKQGEKEFHNEVLLLGRLHHRNLVNLVGYCADKGQHMLLYAYMPNGSLASHLYGENSAPLKWNLRVNIALDVARGLEYLHDGAVPPVVHRDIKSPNILLDQSMQARVADFGLSREEMVTRNGSNIRGTYGYLDPDYVSTRSFTKKSDVYSYGVLLFELIAGRNPQQGLMEYVELAAINADGKTGWEEIADSRLEGAFDVEELNDMAAIAYRCVSRVSRKRPAMRDVAQALTRVLKHSRSRKHHSNRHPQARMDDESVDLEASEVQSSFSGLQREESVGSVSDLPDV; this comes from the exons ATGGGGAGAATGAAAGGGGTATCCGAAGGTCTGATCATCGGAATCACTGTCGGGGTGGTGATAGGTGTGCTGCTGGCAGTGGGAATCCTGCTGTGCTTTAGGTACAGGCGTTCCCGGGCGCAGATGAGGAGTAGCAGCTCAAGGAGGGCATCGACAGTTCCCATCCGTACCAATGGTGTTAATGCATCTGCCATGCTCTCGAACTCGACTACAGGGCAGGAGTCTCCAAGAGAACTTGAAGACCATGGGAGTTCTCTGTGGATTGAAGGGCCTGGCCGAAAGAACATGACTTCGGCTTCTGGAATACCCAAATATGCATACAA GGAACTACAGAAAGCTACCTGCAATTTCACAACATTATTAGGTCAAGGAGCCTTCGGCCCTGTTTACAAAGCAGACATGACTTCTGGTGAGATATTGGCTGTTAAAGTGCTTTCTAACAATTCAAAACAAGGTGAAAAGGAGTTTCATAATGAG GTCTTACTTCTTGGACGATTGCACCACAGGAATCTGGTGAATTTGGTTGGCTATTGTGCTGACAAAGGGCAACATATGTTATTGTATGCATACATGCCTAATGGGAGCCTTGCATCACACTTATATG GTGAAAACAGTGCACCACTGAAGTGGAATTTGAGAGTCAACATAGCTCTGGATGTTGCTAGGGGTTTGGAGTACTTGCATGATGGG GCTGTTCCACCTGTAGTTCACCGCGACATCAAATCGCCAAACATTTTGCTGGATCAGTCCATGCAGGCTAGG gttgcggactttggattatCAAGAGAGGAAATGGTTACTCGAAATGGATCCAACATTCGAGGAACTTATGGATATCTCGATCCAGATTATGTATCCACACGATCATTCACAAAGAAGAGTGATGTGTACAGCTACGGCGTTTTGCTATTCGAACTGATTGCTGGCAGAAACCCACAGCAGGGTCTAATGGAATATGTTGAGCTT GCTGCAATCAATGCTGATGGGAAAACTGGGTGGGAGGAAATTGCAGATTCTCGGTTAGAAGGCGCATTTGACGTGGAAGAGCTCAACGACATGGCTGCTATTGCTTACAGATGCGTAAGCCGTGTATCCCGCAAGCGCCCGGCAATGCGAGACGTGGCCCAGGCTCTGACCCGTGTGTTGAAGCACAGCCGCAGCAGGAAGCATCACAGCAATAGGCATCCTCAGGCAAGGATGGACGATGAATCTGTTGATTTGGAGGCCTCTGAGGTTCAGTCTTCATTCTCTGGCCTTCAGAGAGAAGAATCAGTTGGTAGTGTTTCCGATCTGCCAG